The proteins below are encoded in one region of Anaerolineales bacterium:
- the cofC gene encoding 2-phospho-L-lactate guanylyltransferase, with protein sequence MTLWAIVPVKPLRRGKSRLSSVLSSEARTALNHYLLSNTLEILGSIPDIEYSLVVSRDPEALTVARDYGARTVQEQGSPQLNVALTRATMVAVSHSVQAVLIVPADLPLLTADDIQEVIKRANDPPVVVITPDRHQNGTNALLISPPGLIHYEYGPGSFEKHCKQAVKAGARLEICERKTVALDIDFPEDLELAGYELMDTNRSPQLIPYAEKPG encoded by the coding sequence ATGACATTATGGGCGATCGTTCCAGTGAAACCTTTACGGCGGGGAAAATCCCGGCTGTCGAGTGTATTAAGCTCAGAAGCTCGAACTGCCCTTAACCATTATCTCCTTTCGAACACATTAGAAATTCTGGGGTCAATCCCAGATATTGAATACTCGTTGGTCGTCAGCCGAGACCCAGAAGCCTTAACTGTCGCCAGGGATTATGGGGCGCGCACGGTCCAGGAACAAGGTTCACCCCAGCTAAACGTGGCCCTGACCAGGGCAACGATGGTCGCGGTGAGCCATTCAGTCCAAGCGGTGCTCATCGTGCCGGCCGACTTACCTCTGCTCACCGCGGATGATATCCAGGAAGTAATCAAGCGCGCAAATGACCCACCGGTTGTGGTAATCACACCTGATAGACACCAGAACGGCACAAATGCCTTATTAATCTCACCACCTGGCCTTATCCATTACGAATATGGTCCCGGTTCCTTTGAGAAACATTGCAAACAAGCTGTAAAAGCCGGCGCGAGGCTCGAGATCTGCGAAAGGAAAACAGTGGCACTGGATATTGATTTCCCAGAAGACCTGGAGCTGGCTGGATATGAGCTTATGGACACGAACCGGTCACCTCAACTTATCCCATATGCAGAAAAACCTGGATAA